The DNA segment ATTTAATCTCATCTAATAACAAGCTTTTTAAATGATATTGACTCCGCTAGAAGACAGCAGCATCTCCAACAGCATATTTTCACAAAACCAGATAAATGAATGACTTCTGCCAAGCTCCACAGAGCAAAGGGCACGACCCGAACGCCCCCGCTCACCCCTGCGCTGCACAGGAGCGAGCCAGAGTTCTTTGCTCAAGAAACTACCAATAGTTACATcattcaaagattatttttttcctgcgtTGGGTCTGTTAACAAATACATGTAGTTGGAGAAAACAGTTGTTCCAAAGTTTAGAAAAACTATGTTTTCTGGTGAAGGCTGTCAGCCTTTGCTtgtgttttgtgctgtttcttaCTTTCTACATCCAATGGCTTCTGTTTTCACGTCAGCAGTACCACAACAGGAGTGGCTGTGGATGCATTTGTGAAATGTATTACTACCGTGGCCATCGTCCTACGTCTTCAGTCCTGCGTCTTTTGTAAAATCACCTCTTTGCCTGTATCCCAAGCATTTATCCCTCTGCTTCCCAGTGTGACAATTTCCACATGAGCATTTGGGACTCATCTAAGACGCACGGGTGCTGGCAGCTGCACAGAAGAAAGCCACTTCTTTGCGCGTGCTTTGTGGGTTTTATTCCAAAAATACATGACATGATGTTAACTTAGGTTATTGCCTAAATGAAGAATGCGTTCCATCCACAAAGTCACcaatctttattttcattttattaaaaaaaaaaaaaaaatctacttcaaaGCATTATTTTCACATGGACAAGCCCattctccccaccccaaaactcTTCTTTTAATTGACCGTGACACCAAAACGATCTCAACATGTATTAGCTCAGCCAAAATAACGTGAAACAATACTACGAATGTAACTGAAAAATTTTGGTTATGAGGCATAGATATCGAAGTGAAGACTGCAATACATGTATTCATGTTTGAGGAGAATCTATTAGTGTCTTGGAAATTTTAAGAGATCCTCAGAACTGCAGCTGAAAACTGAGCGAAACTGTTGATGTAAAGGACACCAATTTTTACAGGAGAATTTATGACAAGTAGAGCATCTTCTGAGGCGTTTTATAAAGTCCCTTATCTTCAAAGAGCCCTCTTCCTCCTTTGTACTTTTGAAGGGAAAGTGATATAAAGCTCAGCCGGTGATAGCATCCATTTCCCATAAAATTCTCGCTGCGTTTACTGTCAGCTGAAGTGTTTCATTACCTCAGAACTAAATCACGTTCAGCTGGTGCCGCAGTCACTTTCCAAGACCAGATGATAAATATTTGAATTTCTGTAGGCCGCCGGTAGCCTCTTCTGACTCAGCTCAGGCGGGCGCGGATGCATTCATGTGCGTGTAAGAACACTTGGAGAGCAAAGCCCCTGTTGTCTTCCCCTCCTCTTCATCACCAACCTCTCCCCGTATTGCAGGGGGCTTTTGCTTCACACAGCAGGTGAAAGTGTCCAGAAAGCCCACGCGGAAACGCTTGTTCATAAAGCAGTATATGATGGGGTTGACGCAGGCAGACGTGTAGGACAGCAAGTGGATAAAGGAGATGGGAGCTCCTGAGAGACGCTGGTCTGCCGACGTGGTGTCGAACGCGCGCCAGGCGTTGACACTGAAGATGGGAgtccagcaaaggaaaaacaaaatcacTATCACCATCAACATGCGGATGACGAGTTTCTTGGCCATTAAGTTggcagaagagctgctgcttctcacccTGTCTATTTTGCTATGGCTGGTAACAGAGAGCTGTTGCAatggcattttcctttttcttttcgtTTTGTTGAGGTAGCATCCATCTCCATCCTCGTATTTGGCGCTGCAggtacttatttttctttctgtacataTAAATTAGTACTTAAATAGTTGGCAAAATATCCCTGAACAGTGATTCAAAGTACAGAACAAAGTGTGGAGTCTAAGTCTAAATAAACAACGTAATTCGTAGCTGAACAAGTGCTGCAAAGAAAGCACTGTCCTAATTCTGAGTCAGGTGTGTATCAGCTGCTCTGCGTCTGCTATCTCACAGTATACATCTCAAGTCTATACAAATTGATGCAAAAGATCTAAGAAGAACACTGTTTGCTCAAGTATTTACTgaagattattttcaaaattatatatatatgaattggacaatttttattgtatttatttacagaaatcGTCCTCACCcatggccagaaaaaaaaaatcttggcattTCTCTAATAAGTAAATTAGAAATTTAACGTATCCTGCCTTTGCAAACAAGCCATAGGTGAGGATTTATTTGCTAGTGAATAATGGAATAACTTCAATCAACAAATGCATCTGGTAGGTTCACGACCATAACTGACCATAATGACTATTTTTGCAAatagaaaattttgcttttagtaGCCTCAGGATGACTGCTCATGTCTTCAATtccaactttaaaaagaaaaaaaaacccacaaaataaaaaactccaactcaaaaaaaaaactaacctAAAAAAATCCAACTCAAAAAATTAAGTGCATTGTTACCTCGTGAAGATTTTCTCTGGCTGGTATCAAATTTTATTCCTCTGTAGAGTTCCAAAGAAATTAGGCCATACGCAACCATCATTATAATCCCAGGTATAAGAAAGAGTATGAGCAGCAGGAAAGTGTACCTAAAGAGCCAAAAGATAAACTGAGACCAGGGAacagcacaaaaccagaaaaccaactTCTTATCCAGGTGAGAACTGGAGGGGAGGCaggattttaagatttttttggaaattttttcaTGCTAATATGAAGCATCGTTTTGACAGCTCTGGAAATTAGAAGCTTCAcacctcttctccttcttcccccgGGAAAGTAAAGCAGGAACAAGGCTATCGTGGCTGCAGTCTGTCACCCAGCCTCCATGGGCGCAGGGGAGATGGGCGCTCCCGTATTGGTTAGAGGGGGCAGGAGGTCTCTCTGCCCATGAAGTGGGGCTCTCTGCTGCAACCAGATGAGCGTCGGATGCCCTGGAGCTTTGAATGATGTAAAAATTGCCTTGCAGAAGCCACATGAGCAGCTGCTGATTCCCAAAGGAGCCCCTGGTACTGCCAGTCGCTCTGCGAGCTCTGGCTTGCCAAGGGTCGTGGCACACACGGGCAGGGACGGAGCAGCCATGACCCGGGCTTTGAAAGCCATACGGGGGGCCGtgcagagcccctggggagggatcCCGGGGCCGGCAAACCCTTCGCTaaagaaagcagcttttactTGCTTGCACATCTGTTACTCTCCAAGGCAGCTTATTTAATGGGATCGAGAGTTGGGGAAATCGTTCACAAGCCTACGTCTCCTCTTCTCCCTAGGACTTTGGTGCAAAGCCACTAACGCACCTGGGAATCTGCAACAATGCCATGGAGAAGAGAATTTCGCCCTGCAGCCTCGCTCCTCATCTGTTCTCGTACTGGCAAATGCGGGAGACTACTGGAAGCATTGGTACAAATATATTAAGTTTGTGGATACACCATACTGAAGTGCAACTCATTCCCAGTTCCAACTGACCTTCAGTAGCCAAAAAAGCCTCTTACATTTTCTCAGTGCCAGTGAAAGTGTTTAGTCACTGCGCAAGGACACAATGTCTATAGTGCTACTATTTACTTACTCTGCCTGGACGTGCAGGACTTGTAGCACTGCCTCTGCCCTCACCCCTCTGCCCCTGTGCTCTGTCAATGACCACCAAAAGGGTCTGGTTCTCAGGAAGGGCGTTTGCAATCTCTGCAACTTTTCATCTTCTGCACACAGATGGACACTTGCGTGTGTCCAGGTTTTTCAAAGATTCATCAAGGATTTCTCTGAAAATACTTAAGTTTATGTATGAATGAGTGAAAGCAGAATTCCTACTTGAAGAGTGACAGGTGCTTTCTTTACAGTGGCAGTAGGGGCTTAGCGGACCATAGAGTGAGAATCATTGGGCATCATTCCTGTGACAAGGGAAAAGTCATGCAAGTGTCAAAATGTAAGCAGCTTTAGAATATTactaatttttttcacttctcaaaTAAGCATGATAGAAGTGTAAATGTTTGCTGAAGGTTAATACTTGATTTTTCAATAGGCTTAATGCTACCATGAAATCCTGTTTTCCACCTGATAATTATGCATTTGCTAACTGTCAGTTATGTCTTACCAAGACTGCTGAATGACATCACTTGGCCAAAGGAGCCGGCACATGTTAGCTGTGGTGTTGTTATACTTAGTAAAAGGTACCAGTTTGCTGTAAATGGGGTACGGTGACATGATCGTAAAGGAAATACACCAGGTAGCAGCAATCACTTTCAAGGCATGAGATTTTGTCTGCCAGACCCTGGACTGCAGAGGTTTGCAAATGGCACTGTATCTCTCCAGAGATATGGCAACCAGGTTGAACGTAGATACACTTACAGAGACAcctatacatataaaataaagaaaaaaggttattCCCATGTTTTAAATGCTCATATTATTTTCAAATAGTCTTGCTAACTTTCATAATGCgtagacaaaattaaaaatatagcaatctatttataaggaaaatatttttaaatatcacactgattcatagaatcacagaatgtgttgggttggaagggacctttaaaggtcatctagtccaaccccctgcagtaagcagggacatcttcaactagatcaggttgctcagagcctcatcaagcctggccttgaatgtctccagggatggggcctccaccacctctctgggcaacctgtgccagtgtctcaccaccctcattgtaaagaacttcttcctaatgtctcatctaaacctgccctgctctagtttaaagccgttGCCCCTCAGTCAGCAAAGAGTGGGTGGGCAATAGGGCTGAGTCTCCAGGCTGATGTCGCTGCTCTGTGCTTCTCTAACTCCAGAACTCCAAGAGAAAAGATTCACTCTGTCAAACCATGAAATTCTGATAATAGGGAAATAAGACACTCCCCTCCTAATTCTTCTCTTTGCTACTGTAGTTTATACACTTGAGTAATTGCACTGAAAGTCAAACAAGCATTTGGAATCAGTGGGATTAGTATGCTGTTAGTTACACTTTTAACACAGCAGTTCATAATCCCTTTTCTGTTGTCTCAATTTTTGTGAGTGTTCTGCTTGACTGATGATCTGATTTTCTCATTCAAGACAATTAAACAtgttatcatttttttaattagattctAATGGAGTTATGAAGCAGGAGAAATGAAATCACGAAGCAGAATCTTTATCCTTCAAGTGCCAGTGATTTCTCCTGTTCctatattataaaatataacaCAGTGGTCTGTCTTTCTCTCACCGAGGTGCTCCAGTTTATCACTGCAAGATTACAggtatttcttcttaatttttttcacaattttttcctATCAGTGGCTGAGCTTTCATTTAATAATCTTTGCAAATGTTCTAATGAGGGTCAAAATATAAAATGCCGATTTCTTTACAGCTTGTTTTACAtaaattatctgtatttttaactaAGTTTTACTACATCTTAAAGTGCGAGATTAAGAGCACAGGTGATACAATGGATGTCGGTGTCTGTCTGTCAGTAGAAGCCTCCGTTAACCTGAACTGCTAATGGGAAATATCCACGTTCTgattcctaaaataaaaaacaccttCATGATGAAAAActtcatgtttgaaaatatttcactggattttttttatgaaataaattacaCGGTGTGAAATAAGAGAACGATGAGAATGCTACGGTAATTTTTTTATGGTATTTATGACAGCAGTTCATTACAATTGTTTAAACATGGCCTTTAGATTTATTGGTTTTATCTACAAAAAGATGTTGATTTCCCACTCGCACACTTTAGGTGTGTACTTTCACATTACACCAAAGCGCTCAAGGGCAGGGGTTGAAAGGGGACCTAACGTTTCTGTCACTAACTGAGGGTCTCCCAAGGCAGCAAAAACTTTACATAAtgttcttgtttggttttttttctttttaagaaacaagcaaacacGCAGGAAGCCTTGGAAGTGAGACAAAATCGCTTAGACGGACATACGTAATCCAGGCGTTTTGAAACTcctggtcccacaaccaaagtgaGTACGGGAAGGCATGTAAAAGTGGGGCTTCTTAAAGTCCACCTCTGAAACCTGTATCTGTATTTTGTGGTCTCCTGGTGAGCTCTGATCACACCAGCTCTGTTCTCAAAAGGTGCTCGCTCTAATTTCCAGCTCCGCAAATGCACCTATTTCGGCCCGTTGTTTTTTCTCATGTATCACTGCTACCAAAAATCTGTGGGCAACAGCCACCCTTAGTGAGGACTCTACAACCCCGTCGTTTCCGAGGGGTGATTTGACCACTGCTAGTAACTCTCAGTGATGGGTAAGCAAGCGCATGCGCCGGGGTCCTCATTAAAGCTTAATCATGCAACGTACTTCTCGCTTAACCTCATCCAGCCAAACACTTCTGTGTGTCGTTAACACTAAGAGGTGCCTCCGTGTTTTGCTGGACCAGACTGACGAAACCAGCGCCATGAAGATTGGCACAACAAAGTTGTTTCTTCGTGATTTTGGTAACTGCTCAGTTGCAGATGGAAACAACCAGCTTTTTACTGGTCTTTAGTGAACTTCTCCCATATCTTATTGTCAGTcttcaaaagaaatataaagttgCAAGACTTACCCATGAAATAAGTGGCAGTTTTGCAAACGGCGctaccaaaaataaaatctttcagcaGGTTGGGGATGAGGGTGAACGGCATGCAGAAAATGCAGAGCATCAGGTCGCTGACTGCGAGTGACAGCAGAAACGTATTGGTGACCGTTCTCATCCGCTTGTTCCTTATCAGCACTGTAATTACCAGAATGTTCCCCAAAACGCTAAGCAGAAATATCAAACAATACAGCAGAATCCGAATTATCTGATGCAAATCTGAAAATTGTACCAAGGGAAAATCAGTTATGCAGCATACAACTCGTAGACTAGTAGTATATGTTTCACCCTTTAATCAAAAGTAAAAGCCTTTCTGCAGTCAGTTTTACTGAGGTTCATGTCTTTACACCAATGCAACATCAGTGGAAGTTCTGAAATTCCTAAACTTATTCTGATCCACCTGACTTGCATAAAGTTACAATACAATACCTGCAGTAAAAGGGACATTTGCAGAGCCAAATACAACTTCTTAAAAGCAGGTTCTGCTCACACCCCTTGGTGTGCACCGCTGGCTCACCAGGGCAGCTCCTCCTTTATGCCGAAGTAAGGAACTTGATACAgcaatcaaaaatatttaaatatgtggATATTTCTTTCAGCCTCAGAGGGCcataatttcatatttaatcacTTTCATGCACGGTATCAGATCAGATAACTCCATTGTTACTGAATTGCTCGAAGAGTAAAAATCATGTTTCTCCAAGTCCTTAGCAGAGCTGTTTACATTTTGTGTCCAATAGTGCTactgttttatttctccattatATCCAAATTTTGTTCTAGTTGAATTTTTAACATGGAAAAGCCAGTACATACTAAATTCTTTCCTGCCTGTTTCTCATCCTAACTTACCAGCAAGCAGTTGATTTTGCACTCCCTCACAGAAAAAGCCTTGTGTAACTGTTTCTTTCCATAGTACCTCTACTTCCAGCTAGAACTaaatctgcctgaaaaaaaaaataatctatttttctcTACATACCTTTAGAAGGATAAGGTGGATCATCCACACAGAAAATAGTGTCATTTTCCAAGATGATATTGCACAGGAAAGCAGTAATATTGGTATCGTTCCCGAGGAAGCTTGCATCAACTATTTCCATTCTTCAGTATCCACAGGTTAGCTTTGATGaagaagccgggggggggggggttgtaaCTATCTGCCCATTCTTTCAgtaaacaaacacatttctgaACGAAACCTTCAGGAGAAAGAGGGGAGAGGCAGTTGTGCAAGGAAGCTCTTCTAACTCTCCGTCAGGAGCAGCTGGCACACAGAGTCCTGTTGAGGCTGAGCAGGATTTATTCCGGGGGCACACCAGGCAGTTCAGACAAGCAAAGcctgcgtgcacacacacactcacacgtATGCACCCACATCCACGCACACACACATCCCCTCCCGTACTTTTTTAGATCCACCCTCTTCTGTTACTGGCCCACTGTTGGGATTATAAACAGGCTACAAAACAGATTACAGCATTAACCCCTTGCAAGATTGCTTCTGCCCACATCTCCACAATATCTCTCAGAGGGAGCCGGGATTGCCACGGCCAATGAATCACAACCAGTGAGTGATGAGGGTGATCAATCCCTCTCTCAACCAACAACATTTAAAATGGTAAGGGTAGCTGAATAAAagggcagagaagagaaaaacataatgaagatTTTGCACGCCTGACATGAAAATGATTCTTACCTTcacatttttcagagcagaaggaagaCTGGGTATGCTCAGAAAAACAGGGGCTGCTACATTTATCTCATCTGGTGAAGTACTAACTTCATATTGAAAGCACTGTACGTGCAGGAGCCAAACCCCAGTAAGTCAACAGACAGACTCACTACTTGCAATGTTCTTGGATCAAACCTCATCAAAGTACGGTATTAGAATTGTTGGTTAATATAAGCAGAAGCCTACATGTTTTCTCAGTGCAAGGACTTGTATATGACTTGAATACAAAATTGATGAACTGATAAGCTGCAGCACATTAGTTACGTGTTAGTGTAAAACACAACAATCTCAATTGTTTAAAAGAAACTCTTCCAAGTTCTGCTTTTTGAATACATAAACATCATACTCTCTGGTGTTTCTGTGAAGCCACGGGCTTTTAACTTCCAGTATACAGCTTGTTTATggcaaaaaatataaataaatattataacTGAATATATATAACTTGATTGAAAagaaatttcacatttaaaatctCTTCTAGTTAAATAGGCAGAGCAATGACAGGCTCCTAACAACAGGTTCGGACCTCTTAAAGCTGATATACAAAGACTGGAAGGTCTGGATTTCTTTTCCACTCTCACCAGCCTTGCTGTATAGTGCTCTTAACGGGAATGGGTACGTAGGAGAGCTGACTGAATGTCTAAACTTCTAATTTCTGAATTAACTTTCTTTAGCAGAGTAATTATATCTTTGCCATTTCTTTTACAGAttcttgcagtttttaaaaatctgagctaAACCAATTCAAGTTGGCAACCAGCGTGTACGATGTGGAACTGCCTCAGCTGAAAGAAACATTCAGTCCAGCAGGAGTCAATGCCAGCTTCAAAGGTGTAATGTACTGGTAGGAAATTAATCCAGAATGACatgttctggtttatttttccagttGCGAATCTCAAAATGGGAGAAAATCATAGTGaggaaataaaagttaaaatatgtTTCCATTTTTGCATTGACTGAGCATTAAGTTTGAACATTAGGTACCAAAGTCTCTGAAATTAGCTGCttatttcacctttattttttatGTGATTAATTTGCGATTTATGTGATTAATTTGTGATTAAATTGATGGGTATTACTAATCAACCCCTCTATTAAATGACAAGCATTGCCCATTTAATTaaacatggaatttttttttgtttagttttgaatttatttgtaattatttcagtatttcctgaaCATTTTCCCTGACAATTTCAAATTGCTACAATATCCCAAAGAGCTGAAATGGCAGCCAAGGCAGGTGCTGATTTAGTAGTGATTGCACAGGAAAAGTAACAGATGCTTTTTGGAAAGGACTGCTGAATTtaggttgctttttttctcttcttcatagaCAACCGCAAGATGTAGACTAGCCTAAGAGGCTAAAACTTGTGGTTAACaacttctctttcctttgaaaaggaCTTTCTATAGaagaaaaccaaccacaaaccaaCTCAGAACAACTTTTGTAGCCTACGTCTGCCTGTCTAAGGCGTCCTTTATGCTTAAGATACTTATGCTGCTTTCTGTATCTATATGTGAGTCACTTCAATGAAGTCTCCAAATTTTAgagaattttcttctgttataAAGTAGCATCCAATCTGAACAATTTTGAGCTTTAAGAGACCtttctgtatcaaaagaagctattataattatttataattattataatgGTCTAACCTGCTGCAAAACACAGGCTGGGTAATTGTGTTTAGCAATTCCGTTACTGAATTAAATAGCCTGTAATGGAGTTTGAGTCTTTCTGTAAGCAAGATGTCAAATTGTTGTTCTGGGCTTATTCTTAATGTGGAAGAGAAGAAATCTTTCTGGATTCCTGGCACCTTCTATTAGATCTGCATTAGAGAAATCAGCATCCATAATGTTGTGCTGAATGGCTGATATTAGCAGTGTTTCCTCTATTACTTTTCGCCACAGATGCGTTGCTATTTGATTTTGGGATCTCTCTCAATTTACTCTTAATCTACAGTGTTTACACTGGTTAAACCACTATATTTTTGGGGCATCATCTGCTGGGCTTCCAATCTGGCTAAACTGGATTGCACAGAGTCTTCCATGAAGTTTCCATGAGCTGGTTagaaagaagagaagcagcagaacgaagggtggtgtgggggaaGTTACagagatgctgtgggagacagtgatCAGGAGGGAAGACAAGATTAGGGGGATCATTGCAATCAAAGAGATCGCACTGGGGCTATTGTACTGTATCCTGTATCGTGACAGAGAGTGAATTATCATTCTGAATTCAACTTCTCTGTACCTGTCATGTTTTTGCCATATCTGAAGAACATCAGGTTAGTTATTTGTTCCTTGTAAACAAGCTGTTTCATAACTTCCATGAGCATTGTGGCCCAGGTCTAAAATCCTTTCTAGTTATCCTACATTCTTTCACAGATGTTAATACATAAAGATGaatcaagaaattaaataatggTATATTgagtttttgtgttgttttttctgctgttcctttcctaataattcctcTAAtcctatttgccttttttatgaCTATTGAGAATTGAACTGATGTTTTCATGGAAGAACCTACTGTAAGTTTATTAGTGTCCTGAGCTTCCTGTGGGGCTCCATTCATAATTGCCTTTCACTCCTACTTTTCATTCCTACTTTTTATTTCCAACCTTTTAATCATGCTCTTCCCTGTTTCACTCCAGAACAATGGTTTCTGCCTTGTCCATGATGTTAAATTGCTCCTAAACTCCTGCTTCCATGATTCTCCTACTTCTTTCTGGCAGGCAGATCCATGCCAACTTTGCTCCTCAGCCCAGATAAGTCTTACAGGACTATCTGTGAACATTAATTGCCATCATCCCAGTCTTTGGGAAGCTCCACATAGAGAAGCAACGATGAAACAAACCAAGAAGTGATACAGCAGCTCAGTGATGTGGATTGTGCCCGTAGCATGAGGGAATAATGTTTTaagttaaagaaacaaaacatgaaGCCTGAAGCATGCATGCAAGTCACTGAAAAACTCAGCATATATTCTGCTGAGTTATTAAGACCTTTACTGGCATGACTACCACTGAGTCACCAGTTACTCATGGTTTACTGGCTCTGTGTCCACATGATACTCTTGGATGCCAGGAACTTGGCTTCCAAGTACCTGCCTCTGATTGCCAGCCTAAGGAGAGACTGtctttttgacttcttttttcctggggagagaaggaaatcaGACCTTGCCATTTCGCTTTTGCAAAGGCAGCCCAGAGCCATGTTTGCATTGCAGCTCACTTTTTCTGGATGTGCAAATTCAGGTGACATTTGTCAGGCTTATTGTCCTGAATTACTTGTGAGCAGTTGGCATCTCTTCCCGATGCAAGTCcactggtggtggcagtggcagaCCAGCCTGTGCATAAAAAAGCCTGCCATGACCGTGCCACGCGGAAAAGGCTGAACTGCCAGAGAGCAGTGGGCTCTTGTGGAGGACTTGGCATAATGGTCTTCACCTCTGGAAGTTGTAGACGCAGCTGACCATCAGTGGTACATGGTCCCACTAACCCACTTGCTCTCAGGGCTGCAGGTTAGCACAACAAACAGGATAAAGCCAGAGCAAGGGCATGGGTCTCTCATCAGTCTCAACCATTATGTGGAAAGGTGTGAAGGACCAGcttccctgccatggcaggaaCCCCTCACCTAGCCCCATCCCAAGGGATGGGCCTGCTACAGCATCAAGGCATGCTTCCTAAGCACATGCTAGAGGGCTGAAGCCAATGAGGCCACTCAGAGACTTCACGTAgtcagcagaaatgcaaaatggaCCAAACTTGGCCTTGGCTGCCTCTCGGTTTAGTCACGTACTGTGCAGACATCAAATGAGTGGAGAGCATAGTGGTGGGAGGCAGAAGTTAGAGCACAGACAGGAAGGGTTGAGAGATAAGCACTGTGCCATGGTTCACTCCAGAGGGCACTAACTTCAACCACAAGTGAGCacggaacgactgagggagcgcTATCTTGTGCAAATCCCAGCAACTGCATAGTTACTGTTTAAAACAAACTGGATCACCTTGTTCACATGTTCAGATCTCTAAATCTGCAAGGTGTGGCTTTCCTCTACGAAATTTGTGCAGACCGTGTGTCCAGAGATCTTTACCTGTTATTACTGTCCCCACCGGTTTTCCTTCT comes from the Chroicocephalus ridibundus chromosome 5, bChrRid1.1, whole genome shotgun sequence genome and includes:
- the CCKAR gene encoding cholecystokinin receptor type A, giving the protein MEIVDASFLGNDTNITAFLCNIILENDTIFCVDDPPYPSKDLHQIIRILLYCLIFLLSVLGNILVITVLIRNKRMRTVTNTFLLSLAVSDLMLCIFCMPFTLIPNLLKDFIFGSAVCKTATYFMGVSVSVSTFNLVAISLERYSAICKPLQSRVWQTKSHALKVIAATWCISFTIMSPYPIYSKLVPFTKYNNTTANMCRLLWPSDVIQQSWYTFLLLILFLIPGIIMMVAYGLISLELYRGIKFDTSQRKSSRERKISTCSAKYEDGDGCYLNKTKRKRKMPLQQLSVTSHSKIDRVRSSSSSANLMAKKLVIRMLMVIVILFFLCWTPIFSVNAWRAFDTTSADQRLSGAPISFIHLLSYTSACVNPIIYCFMNKRFRVGFLDTFTCCVKQKPPAIRGEVGDEEEGKTTGALLSKCSYTHMNASAPA